In Mytilus edulis chromosome 7, xbMytEdul2.2, whole genome shotgun sequence, a single genomic region encodes these proteins:
- the LOC139482681 gene encoding uncharacterized protein, whose amino-acid sequence MNYKFVTLLFALNIANLKCFDLPRKIGQISVKNAAFLNFRTNTANSNKYDLLISTFTGSPFSGGNVEMISNVGDHYDNFEQTRTVKLAGGLAWPNEVAGVPDSVFGKSMVVIPDGFLVPFHTKGAIYLVDISTGSPQGPYKITGTKEGNWFYHRVLFKDMDGDGDLDIVTCRAREPIFTIFSSKDSELLWLENPDNHQYTSVWQEHVITHGPDVYFRNLKIATPDGTLDVIATTEFFTRKLSIHWTTDSQNRWTDKSKIHSRVVDSNAGALFDIEVRDLNLDGKQDLLVVSNGNNGSVLAYEIPDDFRVGKFERHTLATGFTPATSGTGKGAPGSAFGFYPMKQNTTDKKPYILVSGDDDGKGYILEPSSSRTDDWSYLSHKFVDVGKGTVGQFAFADVNADGYTDIVVPAYNDGTVSLYTFAPSMSDSATTFG is encoded by the exons ATGAATTATAAATTCGTCACTTTATTGTTTGCATTAAATATTGCaaacttgaaatgttttgatttacCACGGAAAATTGGACAAATCAGTGTAAAGAATGCAGCTTTCCTAAACTTTAGAACAAACACAGCAAACTCGAACAAATATGATTTGTTAATTTCGACATTTACTGGTTCGCCATTCTCTGGTGGTAATGTAGAAATGATATCAAATGTGGGAGACCATTATGATAACTTTGAACAGACACGGACAGTTAAATTGGCCGGAGGATTGGCTTGGCCTAACGAAGTTGCAGGTGTACCCG ATTCTGTGTttggaaaatcaatggtggtcaTACCTGATGGATTTTTGGTACCATTTCATACAAAAGGTGCCATCTATTTGGTAGACATTTCTACTGGTAGTCCACAAGGTCCATACAAAATAACCGGGACCAAGGAAGGAAACTGGTTTTATCATAGAGTTTTGTTCAAGGACATGGATGGGGATGGTGACCTTGACATAGTCACATGCAGAGCCAGAGAACCTATTTTTACAATATTCT CCTCAAAGGACAGCGAGTTGTTGTGGTTGGAGAATCCTGACAACCACCAATACACATCCGTATGGCAAGAACACGTGATCACACATGGTCCTGATGTGTACTTTAGAAATTTGAAAATAGCAACGCCAGATGGAACACTTGATGTTATAGCAACAACAGAGTTTTTCACACGTAAACTATCCATTCATTGGACGACCGACAGCCAGAACAGATGGACAGATAAGTCCAAA ATCCATTCTCGTGTTGTTGATAGTAATGCAGGAGCCCTATTTGATATAGAAGTGAGAGATCTTAATCTGGACGGTAAACAAGATTTACTTGTAGTATCCAATGGCAACAATGGTTCCGTATTGGCATATGAAATACCAGACGATTTTAG GGTTGGTAAATTCGAACGTCACACTTTAGCTACAGGATTTACACCAGCTACTTCAGGGACAGGAAAAGGTGCTCCTGGTTCAGCTTTTGGGTTTTACCCAATGAAACAAAACACAAC AGATAAGAAACCTTACATACTGGTATCCGGGGATGATGATGGCAAGGGGTATATATTGGAACCATCCAGTTCTCGCACAGACGACTGGTCCTACCTATCACATAAGTTTGTAGACGTTGGCAAGGGAACAGTTGGACAATTTGCTTTTGCTGATGTCAACGCTGACGGCTATACAGACATAGTTGTACCCGCATATAACGATGGAACAGTTTCTTTATATACATTTGCACCTTCAATGTCAGATTCTGCTACCACCTTTGGTTGA